In Argiope bruennichi chromosome X1, qqArgBrue1.1, whole genome shotgun sequence, the genomic stretch tgtaggtTAGGCCGTACAAAAATGGTCCTTATTTAATCTTTAACAAGTACTTTATTTGTTAAGAATTAGCATCCATGAAACTGATGGCTGCAATTTCTGCTGAAATCGATGTCCAAAtacatgaattgaaaaaaatgattaagtaaataaataatcttgctttgtagctttttttaaagattaatcatTAAACGATTTGTATCATaactaaaaattttgcattttatatcacCTGAATCCTTAATTTTGTGACTTACAGTTAAAGAAcatgaaatgttatatttcacCCCCCTTGATATATAACTTTTGTCCTGCTAAATTCTATACGgtgaataaagaaattattttatatataattataacctttttttttaatatggtattacttcgaataatgttaaattgttgcttcctttccttgctttCTTCACTCCTTTgaatcatattgcattataacgAGTACATGAGTGCTATCCGCGCATCCTGAATATACGTACAGGGAAAAaaaccaatgattttttttttcttccagatttGATCTCAATCCTGTCCCGAAGTCCATACATCTAAATTCTGATAGAATTAGTTAATAAAACCGCAATATCAATCACTGTCTAGGGAGGGAGTCCCAGCGCGAACATCTGTAGAAAACTCTTAAGCCTCCAAACTCCCCTCAAATCTGCAATCTAACTACAGGTGCTATAGCTGATTAATTTTTGCTGTTCGTTTTCCTATCTAATAAGATTTCCAATTTCtatcatttttgaacaaaaataaataagttggaTAACACTTATAAATTTTGTTGCGAATTGTgatgggcgaggatagaaccttggaccttgtgattcgcagcccagtaatatgaccatgatacaaaagcaattgctctggtagcgtagctgttaactggcttataagcgttcaccacagactctccctccagtgagtcggaggggagacgaacgatatggctgttgagtgttGATGTATTAGCTGtcgattctaatgcgcctgtacccatttgaatagcgccaagcgttatagAGAGTGTGTGTGGTTGCTGTTgtgccaagtgagtctgacgactttagttttgttgtgggtagatggcgacacaacagctgtacgaaggtcgAAGGATTATCGTCGTAGGTCACCAATGTTgcgaattgtgatgagcgaggatagaacctgggactttgtggttcgcagccaagtaacatgaccatgatacaaaagcaattgctcgggtagcgtagctgttaactggcttataagctttcaccatagTTTCCacagtaaatttgaattttcaagcatatgaattatttaaaataaatcatactattcataaaaaatccaaaatgaatctcaaatagagaaaaatgtaaaatttcttttacgaAAACgtcatgggaaaaaaaaatcgcatttcggttttatttaataactattgaAAGCTTTGAGAAGTTAAAATCGAAATAATAGCGTTGATATACTTTTATGCAAAGTTAGATTCGTAGTATACTATGAAATTATTTGGCACAATTGGAATTCTTTACAACATTGTATTGCCACGTAGTTACTTTAgcgtggaactcaatgacacacaagAAGTAACGCTAAACCGATTTACTAACTTAAATCAAGGAGCGAAGTACAAATACAAGCTAATACAATTCAGAACTCAAAAACCGTGACTGAGAGATCTCCAGCTTTTATAccagcagggaaagttccagaatacttttctggagacagtaagaaaagtccagagcacttatctggtaaactaaagaaaggtccagaatcttctagAACACAAAATAAAGGAGAACATAAATCatggaattaaatgaatatttacacaaacatTTAACTTTATTGTccctagcgggattcgaactcacgatTTCTAGATTACGAGACCAGTGTAATGACCACTCGGCTATAGAGAATCGTCTGCtctttttcaatgcggcaatattgtaAACCTATATTCCacaaaagatgtaaaaatatacttataatgtaatgatttaaagtGAAGCTATTTCTTACGGGATTAAAATAACGTATATCGGAAATACAATTAGTGAGGCAACTACAATTTGtctgattattttttgttgagaATTGCgctttaaaaagaagaaaaaaaagtgactcCTAACTTCTTCCCAATATAAAATTAGTAACACTGGACTCTGCTACTCTAAAACAAATAAAGTCACCTGTTTTGGTTCGTCGTGGATCTAATGACtactactttttctttttataaatataataatatcattacttttgataatttatcgaaagaaatcttttaataattatcggatttgtttttttaaggcggaagttgttttttttaaatatttcttcagcttctaaaatattttaagatattatttatttgacaacgaggagattatttttaattagagaaattttttaacagataatttaaagttattgttataaaaattaggaCAAACTTATTGAAATCCcacggtttttaaaattttgccctCCTAAAAATGTGCacgtttttattttgaattcgttAGTATTAACGTTTCAACATGGTAGTTTtcgcaaatattataaaaaggataATATTTATAGGACTATTTCCTATCATTTATTGCGTTTTaatcaaaaaatcatttaaaaatgtatttagtttGAAACAGTAGTTGATGACAccttcattaatatatatatatatatatatatatatatatatatatatatatatatatatatatatctgaattacaaatactaatttaaatatgGCAGTCATTTTGTGTACGTGTGTAATTCTTAGCTTATTATTAAGTGTTTAAACATTTTAGTGTTAAACATTtagagaaaagtaaaaaaaaaaaaatttagttttaataaattttatttcggagAATTGACACTTTCTTTCAtggcattgaaattttttataattaattttcttcaagccAAACTGACTTCCCCAGAAGAATTAAGATTTAACGTGTCAAAGCCTTAGAAAAgtgtaattaaattcaaattttatcgaGGTTGTAACGTTtccagatgtggatcctttttACTAGGGGAGTCATTGTATCTGGTTAATTGTTATTATATCCAGGTGTGGGGAAACAAATGGGTATCCCGTCATTTCAAATCGAAAcatcatgtcttcaagggagaGGAACGTCAAAACATACAGATGCTAACTTTTTCCCCCATTTATAAAGAGACTCCTCTAGTCATGAAGAGCCGATCAACCACCAGCAACTATTGTCTTTAAAAGTTCAACCCATATGCACTTCAGCCTTCGTTATCTGCGAATTGATTGTAATCGACATATGCTCAAGAGGCGGTCGGCCACAAAGATGGTTCCTTAATAGACACTCCTTCAATCTAATTTTATACCATTGAGGACGCgttgctgagcagctattgggtCATAGGGAACTCAGGTACACTAATGAGAAATCGGAGGCGgttatctgaagaaaaaaatgctgtttttctatagagaaaaagagaagaaaattcttCGTATTAGATAGAATTCGAAGTACGGAGAAATTGTTCCTGCTTTTTTGAGAAACTCCGTGTGTATTAGGGCCCtcccgataaagatcggtggatttctggagcaGCCACGGAGCTAGCTGCGTGTTAACGGTTTTTTGGTGACTTATTTTCCGCTTATTGATCGAGAAACTATTTCGTCAGGGAACTGatgtttgatttttgtaaataatcttaaTCTAGATGAGAATAAGTTGTTCGTTTTAAATAGATCGGGctatgaataaaagaattattttgttacgcTACTCTTTTATTTGGTCTGTTTTGGCAAACATATAAAGCCTTATATTAATTACTGCGAGCGGTCGGATAGAACTTTGCACAGTGTCTTTGATTAGATAATGGGATCAATTCATGTGatgtaaaagtcacatgtcatgaactTCTGCgtatggcatttaagtttcatccccACCGCTTTCGTCCATTAGTCTGCCATTAAtattctccgccaagtatgaagcggattttttgtttacatttgaagttgtAATTtgtgagtcattttctttcctcttattatgtgttaaaagagaaaattctgGTGTGCTCATGGATGTATGATTTAATGCGAAaaacaagagtgactgtcatgataaaatgttttcttattttcctttcaacaatcctgacttgagttgatagctttggtacaaattttttcaaaccttcgaagtcggtgatatgctctgatccttttgaagaattcattcagtgtgtgtccatttattaaatacagCTGTTCcattaatttgttagaaaaactcttcgatgtaaaagaaatcggtaagcgatttgccgtcaaaaacaatcaaacaaaattgtgagtgcatttctaatttacttttgacatttgatgaaatttctggtaattttgaatatgcttaaaaagttttaaaatgtttacatgaatattacattgcctttttctacaaaatcttatgtaaatttaattaatataagtaaacaaactcctattgcaaaaataacaactgctataatgctaaacttaggtggaagtgaatattactagttttctaattacatttgcagatttgtgatggattcaaagtgaatttatatcaaacaacttttctattgttgaaaatgaaatatcaatagtttattttatttaaactgaaattgactgttatcataatatgttacaccattgtgcacctcagtgatttctgttttaataaatacatttcttttcattgaaaatcaatttccatatcagcatctattatataatttttatttgttacatctGCTTTCGTTTCAGAAGTGTTTCGATATATCAGGACCTTTAAATCTACttgatttcttctttaatttggtGAATTACTCGAAAGATGATAAAATCCATCAGAAAATATAGTcacttgcattttaaaacatttatttgatttagacgCAACATATTTTTATCGATTCACACTCAAAGCACGGCTATGTACAATGCGTATATACAATCAGTTACGAAACATtttgtcacgtagaactatagtatagaactgaatgacacacacaagaggtagagctaaaccaatttattaactgaactctaaactcagaacacagtaactgacaaatcttctacttttatacaagcagagaaagttccagaatactcttctggagacagtaagaaaagtccagagcacttgtctggtaaactaaagaaatgttcagtatcttctggaacatgaaataaaggaaaacataaaaatcaaggaattaagtatttacatacaCTATTattcgcattgtctctagcggcaTTCGAAACCAgttctcttgatcatgagaccagtgccatgaccattcggccatggagattcgactgtctttcttcaatgggGCATTGCTCCCTCCTTAGATGAACAGCGTCTCGATGATATGACATTTCATTGTGTGGCTCTAGTTCTCGATCGAGTCACAGGACCAGTATAAGTTGTCGTGTCTTCACGGTGAGTAGTTTCTTGAGAAATGTCTCTTTCCGGAACCtccattattttataagaatgttgGACTTCTTGTTCTTCTGGGTCATGGTATGGCTTCATGCGTAAAACGTGGACAATTTCCTTCGGTTTCCGCTTTCTAGAATTAGGATCGAAATCGGCTACTTCATAAGTGACGTCGGTCAACCGCCACAAAACTTGATAAGGGCCTCTTGAGGAGCTTCTCGGAAAGCCATTTTTTACGAACTGGAATAAAAAACCACACTAAATCCCCTGGTTCGTATGCCACTATCCGATGTTTGGAGTCATAATGCCGGCGATCTTTCTGCTGAGCCTCGAGAGTTCGTGCACGAGCTAATTGCCTCGATTCTTCTGCCTTATTGATCCGATGACTTACATAATCGTCTTCTTGGCTGAAGTCGTTGGGGCAGAGAGGAAACATCGTATCCAAAGGCGTTTCAGCTTCTCGCCCATGTAGTAGGTAGAAGGGCGTAAAACCTGTCGTGTCTTGCTTGGCAGTGTTGTAGGCGAATGTGACGAACGGCAATATCTGGTCCCAGTTCTTCTGTTCGACATCAACATACATAGAAAGCATATCTGCTAGCGTTTTGTTGAATCGCTCTGTGAGGCCATTTGTTTGCGGATGATAGGCTGTAGTCATTCGATGAGTGATATTGCACAGTCTATTAATGAAGCAACCTCTTGCCGTCCAATATCACTCCTCCCAACAATAGGCAAAGTCTTGGAGAAGCTCCTAACCCAAAGACTCACCTACCACCTAGAAAAGAACAACCATATATGCAATAGACAATATGAATTCCGTGAAGGGAAATCAGTGGACATGGCCATTGACAACTTAATGAGGGAAATCAAACTGGCAAAACAAAACAAGAACCACGTCCTCCTGCTCTCAATTGATATCAAGGGTGCGTTCGACAACATTCAACATGCTGCAATCGAAGATTACCTAAATAATAGCAATAGCCCTGCcaacttgatagaaattttcaaagacatacttaaaaatagaaaagtcgTCCTCAGCACAGCAGAAGGACCAGCAGAAAGAGAACAGAAACAAGGCTGCCCACAGGGATCCTGCAGTGGCCCTGCTCTCTGGAACCTGGTAGCAAATGAAATCCTTCAGCAGGATTGGCCACGCAACACCACCATCCAGGCTTTTGCTGACGACTTTGCTATAATAACTCACGCCCCAACCAGGAAAGAAATTGAGAACCAAACACACGCAGCAATAGAAAAATTCTCCAAATGGGCAAATAAAAACAAGTTGGAAATAGCcattaataaaaccaattatatCTTCCTCAGTAAAATAGTAAGAGGCCCATCAATAAAATGGAACGGCACAgcgatcaaaagaaaaaaatcaataaaatacctAGGAATTCAAATAGACGACAAACTCAATTGGAACGCACACCTTCGATATCAAGCAACAAGAGCAGCTATCCTCCACCAAAATCTCCTAAAAATAGCAGGGAAATCCTGGGGAATTAAGCAGGCACAAAGAAAAACCCTCTACTCAACTGTAATAGAAAGAGTACTTGTACACGGCGCAGCCATCTGGTGCCAAGATCCCACCGAGAGGATGAAACGGAAACTTGCAGCCATCCAACGACCGTTTCTACTAGCCATATCGGGAGCCTATAGAACTACCTCAACAGCAGCCCTACAAATAATTTTGGGAATCCCCCCTCTCCACCTCCAACTACAAAGAGAGGCAAAGGGCATCTCGTTATATAGGCTCAAAACCCCGACCAACAACTGCGATCTTCAAATTAGCCAACTAGAAATAGATTGTAAGATTTCAGGCTGGACTTCTCATCCCTCGGTACACCTAGAAGATCACCAGATTTCACATGACGACGGAGGCTTGAGAACGGACCCGAATGGAATTTACACAGATGGATCGAAGACGGACAAGGGAGTAGGAGCAGCGTACTGTGTCTTCAACAATGGAGTAACTACAACAACTTGGGCAACAAAACTGGCCCACCACAATACAGTATTTCAAGCTGAGATCCTGGCCCTATACAAGGCCGCAGAATTCCTGAAGTCCACATCAGCAACATCTACCATCTACGTCGACAATAGGGCCAGCATCTTAGCAgcaaaaaatccaaaatccaatAACAAATGTGCCAGGAAAATCTTTGCAATACTCTCTACAAATGCAAACATAAAGATATCCTGGATTAAAGCCCACGCTGGATATGCAGGTAATGAGAAAGCGGATAGACTTGCCAAACAAGCTGCTGATTCAGACAGCCCTATCCAGCCCGAACTATAcccaatttcattcataaagtccAGTCTAAAACGAACCATGTTGGAAAAGTGGCAAACGGAATGGGACAATGGCGAAACTGGAAGACTCATCTACCAGCTTCTTCCAAAAGCCACTCAACAACTTACGCCCTGGAGAAGGGAAGAAATTCTCTTCTTCACAGGCCATGGCCCATTTCCCACCTACTTAAAAAGGTTCAATTTAGCAGACAAACCTTACTGCACCTGCGGCGAAGTGGGGTCACCACTCCACTACGcaacagaatgcattttaactacatcttatcacCTAACGAAACCATCAGCTAACCTTCAACAGGCCTGGTTCTCCAGGGTAGCAGATAACTCTCTCAGTAGGGCCAAGAtcagaaaaatggttcaattcctgcatgaagagtcacagctgttcagatactgaccgccactcctataacatcggaaaacccatctcaccacctgcacgacaagacttccacccaggcccggaaactccaaccaccaacgcagcgcatcctcaagctcagacaactccattcagtcctgcatagccCATGACATCCCTGCTCCAACCCAACCTAAAACCAACCATTCCTGCTCTAACCCAGCCAAGTCAGCTCCTCACCAGTCTAACCGAATTCAGCTCGCCAATGCAACCCACTGCAGCCTAAAAATCTTTAACCCAGCCAACTACAACTCAGCCAACATCAGCTCCACATCATCAGCCCAATCACCATTACCTCCACATCATTAGCTTAGCCATCTGCaactctcactctccatgtccacccaactcactctccatgtccacccaactgtttaaataatcgttaagattatagtcgcaggggcatggagaggtgttaaggTGTGTAGCTTCCGCCGTCGGTAAAGCTCTGGTGACTGCGTACCGTGTCAAATAATCAGTGCATACTACAATCCATTTGTTGCCGTCGTCAGATTTTGGAAATCGTCCTAGAAGGACGATTCCGATGCGAAGGAAAAGAGCAGCAGCTGGTGGAATAGGCACGAGACGAACTGGTGGCTTCTGAGGAATAGATTTTCTCCTTTGACATTCTCGCAAGTGCATCACATATCTTCGAACATTTCTGTACAAACCTTTCCAATGAAATCGCTTTCTTATTCTGCCATACGTCCTGGTGAATCCTAGATGTCCAGCGGTAGGGTCGTCATGGAGAGATTCTAGAATACTGGAGTCGTAAATGCTTCGGGATTACTGGTAGGAATTTCCTTCCGGATGGATCAAAATTCTTCTTGTAGAGGACTCCTTCGACTAATTCAAAGTTTCCCAACCTACTTGTTTTGGTACTTTGTTGGTCTCTTATTATTTTTGCCAATACCCGGTCTTTCATCTGTCCTTTTGAGAGATTAGTGAATAAAGTGGCATCTATGTAATCCCCATACCATGAAGCATCGACTTTTAATGGGTTTCTGGACAGACTATTAGCATCTTTGCGTTTCCTTCCACTTTTGTACACCACTAATGCGTCGTATTCTTGGAGTCGCAGCGCCCATCTAGCAAGTCTTCCAGAGGGATCCTTCAATCCTGTCAGCCAACACAGGGAATGATGGTCAGTGACGATCTTGAAAGCCTTTCCAAAGAGATATGGCCGAAACATAGTTATAGCCCATATGGCCGCAAGACATTCTTTTTCAGTTGTGGAATAGTTTTAATCAGCCTTCGTCAGAGTGCGCGAGGCATAAGCTATTACTTTTTCCTTCCCATCTTGGATTTGGACTAATACTGCGCCGATTCCGTATCCACTCGCGTCGGCGTGAAGTTCCGTTGGTGCAGTTTCGTCATAAAGGCCTAAGACAGGATCGGAGGTAAGATCTTTCTTCAAGGTATTAAAAGCTTCCACTTGTTCAGGTCCCCAACAGAATTCTGTGTCCCCTTTCAGTAACAACTGTAGAGGTTCGGCTTTATGGCAAAAGTC encodes the following:
- the LOC129959304 gene encoding uncharacterized protein LOC129959304 translates to MSDIAQSINEATSCRPISLLPTIGKVLEKLLTQRLTYHLEKNNHICNRQYEFREGKSVDMAIDNLMREIKLAKQNKNHVLLLSIDIKGAFDNIQHAAIEDYLNNSNSPANLIEIFKDILKNRKVVLSTAEGPAEREQKQGCPQGSCSGPALWNLVANEILQQDWPRNTTIQAFADDFAIITHAPTRKEIENQTHAAIEKFSKWANKNKLEIAINKTNYIFLSKIVRGPSIKWNGTAIKRKKSIKYLGIQIDDKLNWNAHLRYQATRAAILHQNLLKIAGKSWGIKQAQRKTLYSTVIERVLVHGAAIWCQDPTERMKRKLAAIQRPFLLAISGAYRTTSTAALQIILGIPPLHLQLQREAKGISLYRLKTPTNNCDLQISQLEIDCKISGWTSHPSVHLEDHQISHDDGGLRTDPNGIYTDGSKTDKGVGAAYCVFNNGVTTTTWATKLAHHNTVFQAEILALYKAAEFLKSTSATSTIYVDNRASILAAKNPKSNNKCARKIFAILSTNANIKISWIKAHAGYAGNEKADRLAKQAADSDSPIQPELYPISFIKSSLKRTMLEKWQTEWDNGETGRLIYQLLPKATQQLTPWRREEILFFTGHGPFPTYLKRFNLADKPYCTCGEVGSPLHYATECILTTSYHLTKPSANLQQAWFSRVADNSLTHDIPAPTQPKTNHSCSNPAKSAPHQSNRIQLANATHCSLKIFNPANYNSANISSTSSAQSPLPPHH
- the LOC129959303 gene encoding uncharacterized protein LOC129959303; protein product: MTTAYHPQTNGLTERFNKTLADMLSMYVDVEQKNWDQILPFVTFAYNTAKQDTTGFTPFYLLHGREAETPLDTMFPLCPNDFSQEDDYVSHRINKAEESRQLARARTLEAQQKDRRHYDSKHRIVAYEPGDLVWFFIPVRKKWLSEKLLKRPLSSFVAVDRRHL